Proteins from one Acidobacteriota bacterium genomic window:
- a CDS encoding HAMP domain-containing protein produces the protein MLCRCWPCSLPSPIQLREATNKLADGNLETRVIPSLGRRRDEIGDLARDFDVMAERIDR, from the coding sequence GGCCATGTAGCTTACCTTCGCCGATCCAGCTCCGCGAAGCGACAAATAAACTCGCGGATGGAAATCTCGAAACCCGTGTCATTCCCAGCCTCGGACGTCGGCGTGACGAGATCGGCGATCTGGCGCGCGACTTCGACGTAATGGCCGAACGTATTGATCGCTAA